The Flavobacterium faecale genomic sequence CTGTGACTGAAAACTGCCACTAGACTGAATGCTGATATTAGAACTGCTCTCTTCCAGAAAAATGGAAAGCACCTTCGATAGCTGCATTTTCATCACTGTCAGATCCGTGAACTGCATTTTCTCCCATTGAAGTTGCATATTTTTTACGGATAGTTCCTTCTGCTGCATCTGCAGGGTTAGTTGCTCCAATAAGTGTTCTGAAATCGGCAACTGCATTTTCTTTTTCTAAAATAGCTGCTACAATTGGTCCGCTTGACATGAAGTTAACTAATTCTCCGTAGAAAGGGCGTTCTGCATGCACTTCATAAAAAGCTTGTGCATCTGCTACAGTAAGTTGTGTTAATTTTAAAGATACAATTTTGAAACCTGCGTTTGTAATCATCGCAAGGATGTTTCCGATGTGTCCATTTGCTACTGCATCTGGCTTAATCATTGTAAAAGTTCTATTCGTTGTCATTTTAATTATGTTTTATTTCGGGTAAAATTAGTTATTTTTTTGTAGAAAAACCTTTTGTTTGTGATATTTTAGAAACTAATAACCTCAAAGTTTTGTTCCAAAGGTTTTAAACGATCTATAATGGTTGGTATTAATTGAGGACCTTGTTCCAAATAGAATTCCGAAAAGTTATTTTGGCGTTCCTGCAAGCTTTTGTTCGGGAAAAGTTCGTTTTGCAAATCAGTAGCGCGCTCCAATTGATCTTTTAGTTTTCGTTTTTGTGCTTTTAATAATCGTTTTTCTAAATTATCCAATCCTTTTAATTGTTTTGTTTCCTGTGCTTTTACAGCGCCAGTGAACGACTCGTCAGTTTGTTTTGCAATATCATGGAGTAGTGCAAATTGCTTTTGCAGCTGTTCTCTTTGTGGTGTTAAATCGATAGAGAAAGAAGATAGCTTATGGGTCAGTTTATTCTCTAATTGATTTTGTTTCGAAAATAAGTCTTCCCAACTTAGTTGTAGCTTGTCGGCTTTTGAAACTTGCTTTTCAGTAGCTAACAGTACAGAATTGCGAACTAGTAACATAGGAAATGTAACATTTACTGCGTCAAAAAAAGCTTTTAGCTCCAACCAATAGGCTATTTCACCTCCTCCGCCAATGTAGCACAGGTTAGGTAAAATTACTTCTTGATAAAGCGGACGCATAATCACATTTGGACTAAATTTTTCTGGATTGCTTTCGACCAAAGCCAAAATCTCTTCTTTTGAAAAAATTAGGTCGGTATTGTTTACTTTGTATTTTTCATTTTCGAAAATGATACGTTCTCGTACAGTATCTTCGATATAAAATAAATTAATCTCTCTAGGATTTACTTGAATAGTGTAATCAGACAGTTTTTTGATGGTTTCGGTAACTACGGCGAAGGAGGTTTGTGCTGTTAATTCGTTTTTAATGTAGGGTGCAAAAAACTTTTTTAAATCTTGATTGTCGGCGTCAATGATTACTAATCCATATTCACCAAACAAGGTGTTGGCCAAATGCCTAGTGGCATCGGCTAGGGTAGCGTGTTGTAAATAGGCCTCTTCAAATATTGTTTTTAATGCATTTGCATTTTTTGTTTGCCCTAGTTCGAGTGCAAATATTTCGAAAAAAGCATCAAGTCCTTCGGTGCTTAACCTTCCAACAGGTCCCGTACTTTGGGTATTCCAACGAAATTTTTTTCCTTTAAAATTGAAATAGTTTATTTCGTCAAAATCATGATCTTCTGTCGCCATCCAATAAACTGGCACAAAGTTGTATTCTGGGTGTTTAGCCTTTAGTTCTTTAGTTAAGTTTATTGTAGATATTATTTTATACAAAAAATATAACGGACCACTAAATAGGTTTAGTTGATGTCCCGTTGTAACTGTGTAGGTATTTTGAGTGCCAAGTGAAGCAATATTCTGGTGTGTTAGACTAGATACAGTACTATTTGTGTATTGTTGCTGTAGCACACTCACTAAAGTTGATCTTGAGCTATGATCGAAATTTTGTTCTTTTTCTAGAATTTGTTTTTCAAAATTTTCTAGAGTAGGGAAGTGATTGTAGAGTGGACTAAGAGTTGATTTTTGGTTCAGGTAGTCTTGCATTAAAGTGCTGAAATATCCTGAATTTTGATAGCTAATACAGTCGGTTGGCATGTGGATGGTTCTAAATTTAATGTAAAAATAAGAAAAGATACGGTAACCTTGATTAGTTTATGAAACCTTTAGGAAATGTTCTATTATATTGATCACATCAATCTAGTACGAATAAAAAAAGGTCACTCAAAAAAATGAGCAACCTTGTGAAAATTATTCGTATAAAATTAAAGAAAGTTAGGAAGAATTTAGTCTACATGCTCTAGAGTATAACTTACCTAGCTCGATTTATCTACTGTTTAAAAGGAGGAACTTGTGAGTTAGTTAAGAAAAAGAAAACCAGTAATAGGCCTCCGAATATCAACATCCTCACAACAGACTCTTTAACTTGAGTGGTGCCATTAATTTTATCTTCCTTTTTCTTTTTGAATAAATCATAAATAGCAAAAGCTGCTGCCAAAGGTAAAAACAGGTACACAAATTTTGTAGAATATTCAGGATATATCCTATTCACAAATAAATAGTAGGACGAGTGTTAGTGGGAAAATAGATCTCAGAGGAAAGTATTGCTTTATCATAGTATATAATAATTTAGAGTTGTATTTATTCGTTTTTATTGTTTATACAATGAGTGGGAGATAGTTTTTGTGAAAAAAAAGCAATTTAAAAGTTAAGTACCAAAAATGGTAATAAATGTTGATTTGATAATTTTATCGTATTGAAAACGAGTATTTAATAAATTTTTTCGTGTGTTTATATTTACTTTTAATCTAAGTCAAAAATAAAATATAAAAAAGAATTAACCTACTTTTTTATTGATTATTTTTAATTTTTTCAAGGATAGTTTTATTCCTTTTTGAGGGGTATAAAAAGTCATATAAAAAAAGGTTGCTCAAAAAAATGAGTAACCTTTTAGGATTGAATTAGTAAGTCAAAAAATCAAATATTGTTTACCTTTTCCAAGTAGTCATTCTGAATGAACTTGAAGCACTTGTGAAGGTATAAACAGTATTGCTATATACTATTCTGAAGTTTTCTTTTTTTACATAAATACCTTTTGTATCTAATAATTGTTTGTCAAAACCAGCCAAATACGATGGAGATGTAGTAAAACCTCCGCTCCAGCGGTCGTGGCCAAGAATTAAAGTTTTGTTCGCAGCATCTTCTTTTACTGTTATATAATGAAAGATGGCACCTCGACCATTAAAGGTGTAATAAATAAAGTTTCCTAAAGAATGGTTTAAATACAATTCTACACCTGAAATTGATTGTCCAGAAGGTAAACCAGCATTTATCTTATCTATTTCTGCTTTAAATAATGCTGAATTTGTTGGGGCGTCAGCCGTAACATCATCATCATAATATGAAAAGCGCGTGTATGGTTGTCCAGTTAATAAGGCCTTGTAGTCGTCAGTAAGTACCAAAGGTTTGTTAGAATATTTAATAGAAGCCGTTACACCATCTGCTGCGGCATTAAAATTTCCAGTTGTGGCATCGTATGTAAAGTCCGTTAAAGTTTTTGTTCCAACTTTTACGGGAGGACTTACTTTTATTCCTGTTGCAGTATAGGCAATACCTACATTGCTTGTCTTTGAAGATCCTGCTTCGATAGAGTTTGATGTAGCATATCGAGTTGCTTCAGTGTAAGTAAAGTCATATTGACTAACCTTTGCCCCATCATTGGTTTCTAAAAGTCGAAATAATGGTCGCGTACTAGCGCCTGATACATTTGGAATCATAAGTCTAGCTTTTGCCAGATCGGTCCAATCTGAAGCCTTAGCTTTTACAAAACGTAATTCTTTAAATGATCTGTTGGTTTTGAAAACAATATCACCGTTATCTTGACCATAATATAAGAATTGAAAATCACCTAGGTATCCTTTTCCTCGCAAAGATGATATAGGGTAATTGTCAGAATCAGATAATAGATGAATTCTGTTTTTTGTTGTAAACAACAAACTTACTGTACTACCTATTGCAATGCTGTACTCACTTGAATAAACAGAAGTATCATCATCAAAATCAGATGCCATATCTACTTTTCCGTCTTTAAATTTAAAAACATGAGTAAAGCCACCTAATTGCGTAGTGTCGGTATAATAAATAGCTTTCCAACCAAACTCTGAAGATTCTAATAAATTGTTTAGAACTTCCTTTTGAGCATTTAATCGCTCTGTTGGAGTAGCATTAAAAGGGGATTCTACAGATTCCTTGTTGTCACAAGAAACCACTTGCAGTGCTAAAATAGCAAGGAGTAGAACTTTAAAAATATTTTTTAGTTTCATGCTAATAATGTATTAAGTTATATAAAATAATTTTTAAAGAGCCTTATTTCTAAAGCTCTTTAGTTTGCTTATACTATTTGATGACTGCTAGTGTGTTTTTTTGCGCTTCATCTCTCAAAGCATACAAATCAATCCCAAATGCATCTTTATAATACTTTACAACGATCGCCTCTTTTGCTTTAATCGCTGCCAAAGCAGTTGGACTCACAATTGATGCTAGAATGGCTGCGTATTCTGTCTTTGAACTAATCAAAATGGTTGAAGCTGTCTCTGCAAAATCTTCGTTTATATTTGATTTTGCATATGCAGTAAGAAATCCTTCTTCTAGTGCGACAGCATCAGTGGTGTTGTACCAAGCAGAGCTATAGCCACTAGGAGTAATCAAAGCCATCGATTTTTCGTCAAATGGTTTAGTTTGATTTAAGATGTGAATGTACTCGTGCTGGATTGTGTGAATAAAGCGATTTACTTGTGCCTTGTCTTTTACATTGATATAATCTGTGTTGAAGAAAGTAATTCTTTTTCCACCTTCAGCCAAACCAAGCGTAATAGTACCCGTTGTATTCAAGTTGATACCTCCAACTAGTACAAATTCTCTAGGTGCAATTACCTTTACAAAATCAGGTCCTGCTACTGTTTTGTAACTATCCAACCAGATTTTTTGAATAATCTCAAGTACTGGTTGTACTTTTGTTTGTAGGGGAGGAAACAAGAAACGATTGTTGTCTACTGCATTCTGGTTCCATTTGTATTGCACATTTATGTTGTACGGAATCAAATAGTTGGTATCGATCCAAGTGTCAAGAGCGGTCTTTTGTGGTATAGATAGATCCAGTTGACTTTCGGTTATAGGTGCATCATGTGAGCATGCTCCTAGTAGTATTACGGCCGATAAGGTTACTATATTTTTGTATTGATTAAATATTTTCATAGCTATCATTTTTAAATTGGATTTTTTTCAATTCCTGTATTCGTAGCGTGTAATGGGATTTGGATCGCTCTACGTAAATCATTTTTCTTCAGTATGCGTGAAGGTTCGTTGTAGACTTTGTGTGTTACTACATAATTGAAGCGTTTGATATCAAACCATCTCAAACCTTCGTGAATGAACTCAATTCTTCTAAGTTCTGCTACCGCTTTGATATACGAAGTTTGAACAGGAGTCAAAGTGTAAAAAGGAGTGTACTCATCTGCAATTACAGGATACTTAGCAACAATTTTTGCTTGAGTAACAACATCTGTAGTGGCATTGTACCCCGTGGTACGCGTAGATAAGAAATACTGAATTTCAGTATTAGCCAAATCAAACTCACTTTTCATTATGTGAGCTTCGATCTTGTTAAAAAACAATTCCTCATTACCAAGTAAAACATTGGCCACATACGGTTGACCGATTCCTGCGTTAGCATTAGTAATTTTGAAATATTCCGAAGTTTTAGGCAAAAAGATAGAAATAGAACCATTGCTAGAAAAACTACCGTATAGCCAAGACTTGTTGAATAAATTGGTTGCGCTACCAAAAAACACATCTCTATCTGCACCTGTCAAAGCAAATCGATTGCTTCTAATAGTTCGATTATAAGTTGAGTAAGGTGAAGAGATTAAAAGATTAGTAGTTTCAGATGCATCAGCATAAATTCTAAATTGTGCAGTTGTGTTAAGTGCATTATTCTTCACTAGATCTCTCAGCTTGCCAATAGGTTGAATGCTCAAATCGTCGCTATACAACAAAACTTTGTCCCAGTCTCCTTTTACAAGATAGAATCGACTTGCAAAAGCCTTCGCGGCAGCTTTGTTGAAGTGAAATTTTACTTGTGTATAGTCACTTCCTACATGTTTTAGACCTTCTACAATATCTTTTTCAAGTAAGTCATACACTTCAGCCATTGTATTACGCTTGTACGTTTTAAGTAAAACCGTTTCTGGTTCTAATAAATAAGGAATACCCAAATCAGTCGCAGCTGTTGCAGGATTGTAGCGTTGACCAAATACACTTGCAAGCATAAAGTGAGAGTAGGCACGTGCAATTAATGCTTCACCCAGTTGTGGGTTTAAATTTGCTGGTCGACCTAGTTTGTCAATTGCTTCAATTGCTTGGTTGGCATGTGAAATGGCAGTATAACAAGCATCCCAATAATAAGCAGGGGTGTCTTGATCAATTTTTTCTGCCATTTGCCAAAAGTAATTTTGACTATTTTTTATGGTAGTTCCAGATAAGTTTTGACTTTCTCCTACGTTATCGGTCATGGTTTCCAAAAACTCCATATAGCTACCACCAGGATAGGCGTTAACCAAGATTTCGGAGATTTTGTCAGGAGTGTTTAACTGTGTTCTGTTGTCTGGTATTTCAGATAGAAAATCTTCGCAACTGCTGCTTAGGCCTAGCAGTGCAATAAGTGCTACTGTTATTTTTATATTTCTCATGTCTTTTTATTAAAATGATACGTTAATAGAGAAGGTGTATTGACTTGTGATTGGTTGTGAAACTCCACCACTTCTGTAAAATTCAGGATCTTGTCCGTTTAATCTTTTATCAGAATAAATTAACAATGGATTTGCAGTAGAACCTTTTAAAGTAAATACGTTAACTCCTAATTTTTTCTTCAAATCTTTTGGGAACTCATAACTGATAGATACATTTTTTAATCTTACAAAACTTCCGTCTGCAACTCGTACATCTGAGAAGTTATAAGCGTTGTAAGCTCTTGTTAAATCTTTTGATTCAGAGGCGTAGTTTGCTACCAATCGTTGATCTGCAATAACAGGAATGTTGGTTAAAGCTTCATCACCTGCATTGATCCATCTGTTGGTAAACTCTTTTGTGAATACTTTTAAATCATCATATTTATCTGAATAGATTGGGTTCAAACGTACTTTGTTTCCGCCAGATGCTACAATAAATATATTTAATGACCAGTTGTCATATGTA encodes the following:
- a CDS encoding nucleoside-diphosphate kinase, with product MTTNRTFTMIKPDAVANGHIGNILAMITNAGFKIVSLKLTQLTVADAQAFYEVHAERPFYGELVNFMSSGPIVAAILEKENAVADFRTLIGATNPADAAEGTIRKKYATSMGENAVHGSDSDENAAIEGAFHFSGREQF
- the bshC gene encoding bacillithiol biosynthesis cysteine-adding enzyme BshC: MPTDCISYQNSGYFSTLMQDYLNQKSTLSPLYNHFPTLENFEKQILEKEQNFDHSSRSTLVSVLQQQYTNSTVSSLTHQNIASLGTQNTYTVTTGHQLNLFSGPLYFLYKIISTINLTKELKAKHPEYNFVPVYWMATEDHDFDEINYFNFKGKKFRWNTQSTGPVGRLSTEGLDAFFEIFALELGQTKNANALKTIFEEAYLQHATLADATRHLANTLFGEYGLVIIDADNQDLKKFFAPYIKNELTAQTSFAVVTETIKKLSDYTIQVNPREINLFYIEDTVRERIIFENEKYKVNNTDLIFSKEEILALVESNPEKFSPNVIMRPLYQEVILPNLCYIGGGGEIAYWLELKAFFDAVNVTFPMLLVRNSVLLATEKQVSKADKLQLSWEDLFSKQNQLENKLTHKLSSFSIDLTPQREQLQKQFALLHDIAKQTDESFTGAVKAQETKQLKGLDNLEKRLLKAQKRKLKDQLERATDLQNELFPNKSLQERQNNFSEFYLEQGPQLIPTIIDRLKPLEQNFEVISF
- a CDS encoding DUF4302 domain-containing protein, which translates into the protein MKLKNIFKVLLLAILALQVVSCDNKESVESPFNATPTERLNAQKEVLNNLLESSEFGWKAIYYTDTTQLGGFTHVFKFKDGKVDMASDFDDDTSVYSSEYSIAIGSTVSLLFTTKNRIHLLSDSDNYPISSLRGKGYLGDFQFLYYGQDNGDIVFKTNRSFKELRFVKAKASDWTDLAKARLMIPNVSGASTRPLFRLLETNDGAKVSQYDFTYTEATRYATSNSIEAGSSKTSNVGIAYTATGIKVSPPVKVGTKTLTDFTYDATTGNFNAAADGVTASIKYSNKPLVLTDDYKALLTGQPYTRFSYYDDDVTADAPTNSALFKAEIDKINAGLPSGQSISGVELYLNHSLGNFIYYTFNGRGAIFHYITVKEDAANKTLILGHDRWSGGFTTSPSYLAGFDKQLLDTKGIYVKKENFRIVYSNTVYTFTSASSSFRMTTWKR
- a CDS encoding zinc-binding metallopeptidase → MKIFNQYKNIVTLSAVILLGACSHDAPITESQLDLSIPQKTALDTWIDTNYLIPYNINVQYKWNQNAVDNNRFLFPPLQTKVQPVLEIIQKIWLDSYKTVAGPDFVKVIAPREFVLVGGINLNTTGTITLGLAEGGKRITFFNTDYINVKDKAQVNRFIHTIQHEYIHILNQTKPFDEKSMALITPSGYSSAWYNTTDAVALEEGFLTAYAKSNINEDFAETASTILISSKTEYAAILASIVSPTALAAIKAKEAIVVKYYKDAFGIDLYALRDEAQKNTLAVIK
- a CDS encoding RagB/SusD family nutrient uptake outer membrane protein, producing the protein MRNIKITVALIALLGLSSSCEDFLSEIPDNRTQLNTPDKISEILVNAYPGGSYMEFLETMTDNVGESQNLSGTTIKNSQNYFWQMAEKIDQDTPAYYWDACYTAISHANQAIEAIDKLGRPANLNPQLGEALIARAYSHFMLASVFGQRYNPATAATDLGIPYLLEPETVLLKTYKRNTMAEVYDLLEKDIVEGLKHVGSDYTQVKFHFNKAAAKAFASRFYLVKGDWDKVLLYSDDLSIQPIGKLRDLVKNNALNTTAQFRIYADASETTNLLISSPYSTYNRTIRSNRFALTGADRDVFFGSATNLFNKSWLYGSFSSNGSISIFLPKTSEYFKITNANAGIGQPYVANVLLGNEELFFNKIEAHIMKSEFDLANTEIQYFLSTRTTGYNATTDVVTQAKIVAKYPVIADEYTPFYTLTPVQTSYIKAVAELRRIEFIHEGLRWFDIKRFNYVVTHKVYNEPSRILKKNDLRRAIQIPLHATNTGIEKNPI